In Gimesia panareensis, the genomic window ACTGCATGCTTCGTTCCCGTTCTCAGCTGAATTGTTTACAGGTAGCTGCATCTTATGTCCTGCATTATAGTAGCAAATAGTCAGATTGTCAGGCTTATCCTCAGGTGACAGACCAGGCAGGCTGCCGCGGACAGGAGGTTGGCACAGTCTATCTCCAGAGGCTTTCCTGGAACTGTTTGACAGTGATACCTGTCCGGAATTCGACGTAACTCGCTTGATCCCCTGCCGCATTCTGCTAGTCTTGAATGGTTATTTCTAATGATGAGTCCAGGGGATTTTTATGAGTCGTTTGCAGCGTTCCAAAGCGCAGCTGATCTGGTTTCGGGTCGGTCTGGCCTGTGTCGCGGTTGTCGCAGTTGTGATCTTCATCCAGTTACAAAAGCCAAAAGTAGAAGAGACCCCGCCGCCGGCCCAGCAGCAGGCGATCCGTTACGACATTCTCAATGACATCGATCAGGCACCGGCCCGACGGATGCTGGAGATCATGCTTTCCAAACGAATTTCAGAGCGAGAGCTGTCACTGCTCAGCCATCAGATCCGCGATAATTATCCGTATCAGCAGTACAAGGAATTCTCCATCAGCTATCTCATCCCGGATATGTCGAAAAGCCCCGGCTACTGGGCCCGCGCGGAATACAATCAGGGAGAGCCGGAAAAAATCAATATCCTGGGGACCTCCATTCCGGAACTGCAGGCGTTCCAGCAGGCCCCAGCACCGCCAACAGGTCAGGTCCTCGGCGACTGGTTGATTGAAGAAACCGCCAACGCTTCCCGGCGGGTCGTCATCACCAAAGACCAGGGAAAGTATTATTACCAGATGCAGTGGTCGCCGGACTCCGAATTCAAGTCGGAGGAACTGAAACCACTCGCCGGCGCAACAGAGTTTGCCTATCAGGACAAATCAAAGGATACTATTTTCAAGATCCAGGAGAACGGCGACCTGGAACTCTCCGGTCCGGATGGCGTCTTTGCCGTGGGACATCCGCTGAACTCATACAAAGTTTCAGACCTGTGATTTAGCATTCCCCTGGAATGATTTTTTTTGACTTCCAATCTCAGGACACACCATGGGCGAAACATCTATCAACTATCTCTTCCCGCCGGATCGTATTGAAGAACTTCCCACGTGGCGATTTGTGTTGCATTTCAAAGCCCCCTTCCTCTTTCGCGGGAAAAAGATTCAACAGGCAGTCACGGCCTTGAAACAGCAGAAGTGGAAAGCGATCGAGTTTCCGTGTGACCTGGACGACCTGGAATACGATTCCGGGAACAAAGTGTTCTCCATTCCGGTGGAAGTACCGGAAGCGCGCAGAGAAATGCCGAATAGCCTGGAAGATTACGAATCGGACGTCTGGAAAATCTATGGGAACATGATCGAATGCGGGTTTGGAGATCTCTACTACGAAGCCATCGACTTTCAGGAATAGCCGCCTGCGCAGCAGCATCGCGCCAGTGTTCAGTGGCTTTCTGCCGACGTTTCGATAAATGAAGCACTGAGATTGTGGGACAGGGCATTATCGGAAGCCGTGTACCCCTCCAGGTCCAGTTCGTGCGAACTGGCCAGGGTAATCTGCAGGCCGCCGATGATGGTGTCGGACATTTGAATCCGGTCTTTGGCGAACTCATCGTCTTCAACCAGTGTCACATTCGCGGTATTCAGGTTGATAAAATAATGCATTCTCCTGAGGTGATTTCCACCATCATCGCCTGAGAATCGCAGGATCCCCTCGGGGGTGATGCGCACATTTTCGACCCGTTCCAGTTCGATTGTGTGCCGCTGGATCTTCACCGTCTGCGGATCGGCTGACTTTTGTCGCTGGGAAGTCACCTTGTCCTGTGGAACCACAAAAAGAATGGCAATCAAAATCAGCAGAATAGCTAAGAGACTGAACGCGATTCTATCCATCTTCATTCTCCTGCAAAAACATGCCTGCTTTTAAGCAATTACGATTCTGATCCTACTACAGCAAAATCTTCGATCAAGCAGAATGTAACAATTTTCTGGAATCATTTTTCCCGGCAGTCTGAACAAATCCGCAAGATGCAGGGAACGGGATGATGACAGTCAAAGCTTTGTTCCCCCGATTCACTCCCGCAAAGCGGCTTTCCTCAGCAAGAATAGATTGAATTGTCTGTTTGGTTTGGGATAATATCGGATACCATGCAGTCAGTCATAACGCTGATTTCTCCGCTGCTGGCAGGAGCAAATGACTCTGTGTTGTCCCCAATGAAGAAGAACCGCCATGGGAATTTACAATACCGCCGATGTCCCGCTGGTTTGCCCACGCTGTCATGCCGAAATTGAAGCGTCATGCCGAAATTGAAGCGGAAGTCTATCTGCACTTCGGGCTCTGTGCGAATTTTCAAAAGGTCAGACTGGGCGAGCAGTATCCTTTCATGCGCGGACGCCGTCCCCAGAACGGGGGACCACTTCCGGCGGAACAACCCTGGGGACTGGGCTACGTGGTCTGTCCTGCCTGCGAGAAGGATTTTCACTGCCTGGCTGAAATCCGCGATGAGAAACTGACAGCGGTCGTGCCTGACCTGGAAAACCCGCCTTTCATGGCGGACCGGGAACTGCCGGGAGTCATCGACTGCCCGGGATGCGGCTCTCACAAAACCCGCTTTCAGATTTTCGACGGCTACCACGTGGGTCGGCTGTTGTGTGACGAATCGGCCTGCCACCATATCTGTCTCGTGCGTCACAACGACGCCGGGCTCCCGCTCGAAGTGGATTACCACCCGCAGCGGGTCGGCATCATTGCCAGTACGAATACCTGAGGGCGAAACTCACACATCACAAGCCGATTGCCGGAGACCTCGATTGACAGTCAGACTGAGTCTGATACGATTCGGGCACAGGTCCCCGAGGCACCTCATAAAATCATCGAATTCACTGAATGGAGTCAGAAGATTATGAAGACGGTCTTGATCACCGGCGCCTCAGCCGGGTTTGGAAAACTGGTCGCGGAGAAGCTGCTGGCGAAAGGGTACACCGTTTACGCTGCAGCCCGGCGGGTCGATCGGATGCAGGACCTGGAGGCCAAAGGCGCTCATGTGCTGCACATGGATGTGACCGATGATGACTCGGTCAAAGCGGGAGTGGCCCGAGTGCTGGAGGAACAGCAGCGACTGGATGTGCTGTTCAACAATGCGGGCTACGGTTCGTACGGCACGATTGAAGATGTACCCCTCGAAGAGATTCAGCGCCAGTATGACGTGAACGTGTTCGGCATGGGACGGCTGATCCAGGCGGTGCTCCCCCAGATGCGCAAACAGCGGGCGGGGCGGATCATCAATACGTCCTCCGTGGTAGGGCAGATGTCAACGGCGGTGGTGGGCTGGTACGCCTCGACCAAGCACGCGGTGGAAGCCTTCTCCGATGCCCTGCGGATGGAGGTCAAGCCACTGGGAATTGATGTGGTCGTCATCGAGCCGGGCGCCGTCAAAACCGAATTCGACGAAGTCGCCTTCGGCACTTTGGACAGCCTGGACCTCGCGGAAGACTACAAGCCCCTGGTCGCGGGATTTCGCAAGTATACCGGCGGCATGTACGCCAAATGCCCCGGTCCGGAAGGGACAGCGAACGCCGTGATCAAAGCGATCGAAGCGAAGAATCCCAAAACCCGCTACGCCACGACCATGGATGCCAAACTGCTTCCTCGCGTGAAGCGGCTGCTGACCGATAAGCTGTTCGATAAGATTGTGTTGAGTCAGATGAAGTAACCGTCCGGTTTCATGTTCAATCAGGATAGACCGGTTTATTCCTGTGCGGCTTTGCCAGCCTCAAGCAGTTTGGTTACCTGGAACACACTTTCAAAATGAAAATTTGTGGTCGCGACCTGAGGGATATCGACAAATGCTTTGCCGGGGATGCCGCCAAAGCGCCCCGTTTCGTAGCCGCGGAGACGTACTGGGGTTCCATTGTCCGGGAGCAGGATCCCCGCGAAGGAAAACGTTTCGAGTGTGATCATCACCGGCTGCTCCAGTTTCCGATCGCCAACCTTGTGGACAATCATCCGTTTCTGTTTGCGCCAGGCTTTTGAATTCGCTTTTTCTGCGTACTTCATGCGGCCTTCGATTTCGATGATGTTTCCGAACCCGTGTCCGAGCAGAGGACGAATCACCGATAGATCCTCTTTGTCTGCGGCCGGAAGACTATTGCAGAAAGCCAGCAGAATAGCACCAGTAGCCAGAACATACTTCATCGTCTCATCTCCCATAGGGATCAATGCGTTTCGAGCGGTGATACCAGAACTCGATTACTCACCCTTCATCCTACCCGGCTGGAGACAACAGTCAATTTTTTACTGACTACCCGAATAACTTCTTTTGTCATGCACAAACAGGTTATAGAATGAAAAGAGGATTTTTGAGGTAGATATGTTCTGAAATAAAAGGCTCACCATGAACTTCAAACGGGGGCTCATCGCCGGCATGCTTGGCACCGTGGCAGGTGCTCTGATCCCCGTTTTATGGATCGGCGGATACACACTCTTTTACTGGTTCTGGCACGACTCCCCCGCGATGGACCGCGAAGCCGATCTGGCTTACTGGCGGGACTATGGAATTGGCCCTGTCATCGGCCTGGCCTTCTACTTCGGACTGAGTGCCTGGGCGACGTATACTCCCCGGGAATACTATCGCTTTGTCAGCACTCTGGGGATTATGTTTGTGATCTCGATTCCTCTCACGCTGCTCCTCAGCTCTCTTCAACTGACCCCGCAAGGAAAAAGAGCCCCCGACGATCCGACATTATTCTTTTCTGAATTCCTGATCATCGTGCTGCCACCACTGGCGGTTGCCTGTCTGATTATACTGTTTCGCTGGTTCAGATCACGAAAACTAGAAGACGCCTCTCAGCCAGCTAATCCCCATACGTGATCTGCAGGTTACCGAGCAGATACCATTGCGTGCCGACAAATAACAGGACGGGGAGTAACGCTGCGACTAAAGCCACGACACCAGTCCTACGCGGCCAGGTGGTATAAACCTGCCTGCAGGCCTGCACGATCTGAAAGAACGAGAGAGGAAGGATCACGAACACGGTAAGTGCCAGTTGCACCATGGGGTGAATTTGATCGCCCGGTGATGTAAATCGTATGACGGGGCACCAGATGATCAGAGTCAAGCAGACATAGCCAGCCGACCAGAACAAGATCTTATGCTGCCGCTCCTGGATCCGATCTTCCTCAACTGTCATTTACTGGTCCCACCGCTACGGGGCTTTGGCTCCAGGTACTCTTTGAGCGGAATGACATAATAAAACCAGGACAGTGGTTCCGCCTGGCCGGTGCGGGGGTTGGTCAGCGTTCTGAGCTGCAGTTGCGCCCGCTCAGCCAGTTCTTTTTTCAGATGCGCGCGAACCCGCAGTTGTCCGTCCGTGTTATGCTTGGCCAGTTCGATCGACAGGTCCACATAACCAGTTCCCGACTCGGCCGGAATGACCAGCCAGACTGATTGCAACGGTTTGAGTTTGCCGGGATCGTCAATCGTCAGGTTGACCGTCACCCGTCCGGTGCCATGATCTGTAAGCTGAAGATCATATTTGAGCCCCAGCTTTTCTTTGGAGTCCCCGATCTCAAAGCCCAGGGCATTGGCGACGTTGGTGGATGCTAAAAGTGACAGGACGACACACAACCGGATCGTGACGCTGAATTGAGCGAACATTTGAGATCTCCCCTTTAGATACCTGAACTTCTATAGAGAGACGAATACCAGAACGGTTTAGTTCCGGTAATCTGATAAAAAGAAAGAAACTCTGTTTTCAGTTCCGGTACAGGGCATTGGCGAGCAGGCCAAAGGCAAACGCGGAGGCCAGCAGATACATTCCGCCGCTGCTGATCTCATCCGACATGGCCATGATAGCGGCGACAATCCCCAGAAACCCGGTGCTGATCGCACCAAAATACACCAGCCCCGCGGTCGCAGTCGCTTTTTGCTGGATTTCGGTTTCCTGATTTGAGTTTTCCATGATTAAGGACTCCCTGAAACTAAAACGAAATGCAGGATCACACAGAAATAATCTGTGACACTTATTGCTGCTCGGTGAAGTTTTGCTCCACCGGTGGTTGTGCACTGTCACAATACCAGGCAACGCAGAAAGAGAAGATCAGGATCAAAATGATCAGCGGAATTCTGAAAACCGTGAAAAAACTGGCCAGGTTCATCCAAACCAGGACACCGGAGGGAACTTCCATCCCATAGTCTTCAATCGAGTCCAGGTCTTCGCCCGCGCGGTTTTTCGCTTCCTGCCAGAAAGCATGTCTGACAACCCGGCAATAGACGAACATGCCCAGCATCAGGAGGCCGGCCATGATTGCCGCGATCAGGTAATTCATGATACGTCCCTCGGAAAAACAGCTATTCTTCCTGGTCTTTATGACGGCGCCGCAGCCGGCGGCGTTTTTCATGTTGTTCGCAATTGTGGCGTTCGGAGTAGAGGCGTTTGATGTGCACCTTGGGGTCGCCGGTAATCAGTCGCGAACGGCGGGTCTTCCAGATGTAGTTCCAGAGCCAGTCCAGCATGACTTTGAACCGGTTCCGAAAACCGACCAGGAACATGACGTGCAGAATGTTCCAGGAGATCCAGCCCAGGATGCCGCTGTAATGAACCTTACCGATGGCGGCGATGGCGTTGCCTCGGCCGATCATGGCCATCGAACCTTTGTCGTAGTAACTAAACGCCGGCCGTTCTTTGGGAGCGCGACCTTCGATTTCCTGCTTGATGATCTCGGCCACAAAGCGTCCCGTCTGGATCGCCCCCTGGGCGACTCCGGGAACCGGATTTCCGGTTTTGGCATCGGTCGCGTGGGCCGCGTCGCCCACCACAAAGACTTCGGGATGGCCGGGAAGGGACATATC contains:
- a CDS encoding oxidoreductase, whose amino-acid sequence is MKTVLITGASAGFGKLVAEKLLAKGYTVYAAARRVDRMQDLEAKGAHVLHMDVTDDDSVKAGVARVLEEQQRLDVLFNNAGYGSYGTIEDVPLEEIQRQYDVNVFGMGRLIQAVLPQMRKQRAGRIINTSSVVGQMSTAVVGWYASTKHAVEAFSDALRMEVKPLGIDVVVIEPGAVKTEFDEVAFGTLDSLDLAEDYKPLVAGFRKYTGGMYAKCPGPEGTANAVIKAIEAKNPKTRYATTMDAKLLPRVKRLLTDKLFDKIVLSQMK